The following are encoded together in the Parabacteroides chongii genome:
- a CDS encoding ABC transporter permease: protein MKTIIRNLLGVVRRFKVATLLNVLGLSVAFAAFIILMIQLQYDWGFDRYQKNAERIFRVGLYTPDWGNQVVVSPPFANAFIQSSPHIEKGALLNSWGARLALKAETGNNDDAGFWCTVNGMTPEYAAIFDFQMLEGNAESVENPGTVLISKSQAQKFFGEDQAVGKLLMTDNSSFTVGGVYKDFPANSVIQNAVYKGINGKVDQDNWNANGYQLYVLLDDPNQKDQIIANFKKHLNRQEYDWETRDVRLTQLTDIYYEADSQFDSLKDKGNRTLVLILFTVALLIVFIAGINFTNFSNALVPIRVRSINTQKILGGSDRILRCAMLVEAVMICLVSFVISLFIVRGMANTWLADMISGDMSLASNIPLLALTGILAITVGVLAGVYPAWRITSFSPALVLKGSYGLTPAGRKLRSLLISFQFVISFALIIAALFIYLQNHYMVSSSLGFNKDQVAIVELNGKLIKNTGTLESLLKNESSIQEVAFAEDLLSGGDQYSTFGRGYRNNDLTFKLFTVDPNFLQVMNIPVISGRAFYQEDAASAGGAYIFNETARLQYDLVAGEYITGNAYVEVPPAVIAGFIDDVKYASFRTTVEPMAFYVPDEKDFHPRYAYIKIKAGANIREAIASIGKAFTSVDKDFPVEVSFYDTILNNLYKRELSIGWLISLFSLVAVFISIVGVLGLVIFESEYKRKEIGLRKVHGATTSQILIMFNKVYARILVICFILSIPVAYYAMNRWLSYFAYKIPLYWWVYAIAFVFVSAITILIVSFQNWSTASENPVESIKTE from the coding sequence ATGAAAACAATTATCAGGAATCTGTTGGGAGTAGTTCGTCGGTTTAAGGTGGCAACCCTGTTGAATGTATTGGGGCTTAGTGTTGCTTTTGCAGCTTTTATAATTTTAATGATCCAGCTGCAATATGACTGGGGATTCGACAGGTATCAGAAAAATGCGGAACGGATCTTCAGGGTAGGACTTTATACGCCGGATTGGGGAAATCAGGTAGTTGTATCTCCTCCTTTTGCCAATGCTTTTATTCAATCGTCTCCTCATATAGAGAAAGGAGCATTGCTTAATTCTTGGGGAGCTCGACTGGCCTTAAAGGCTGAAACCGGAAATAATGACGATGCTGGCTTTTGGTGTACAGTGAACGGTATGACTCCGGAATATGCCGCTATTTTTGATTTCCAAATGCTGGAGGGTAATGCTGAGAGTGTAGAGAATCCGGGTACTGTTCTGATTTCAAAGAGTCAGGCCCAAAAGTTTTTTGGAGAAGATCAGGCTGTCGGTAAACTGTTGATGACCGATAATTCATCATTTACAGTCGGTGGCGTATATAAAGATTTTCCAGCAAATTCTGTGATACAGAATGCTGTGTATAAAGGAATCAATGGGAAAGTAGACCAGGATAACTGGAATGCTAATGGTTATCAGTTGTATGTTTTATTGGATGATCCTAACCAAAAAGATCAGATAATAGCTAATTTCAAAAAACATTTAAACAGGCAAGAGTATGATTGGGAAACGCGTGATGTAAGGCTTACCCAATTAACCGATATTTATTATGAAGCGGATTCCCAGTTCGATTCATTGAAAGATAAAGGTAATCGTACATTGGTCTTGATTCTGTTCACTGTGGCTCTATTGATAGTGTTTATTGCCGGGATCAATTTTACAAACTTCAGCAATGCATTAGTTCCAATACGTGTCCGTAGTATTAATACGCAGAAAATACTGGGAGGTTCCGATAGGATATTACGTTGTGCCATGCTGGTAGAGGCAGTAATGATTTGTCTAGTTTCTTTTGTTATTTCGCTGTTTATTGTCAGAGGAATGGCGAATACCTGGCTTGCAGATATGATAAGTGGAGACATGTCGCTGGCTTCCAATATTCCTTTGTTGGCATTGACGGGGATATTGGCCATAACAGTGGGAGTTTTAGCGGGGGTATATCCTGCCTGGCGTATCACTTCTTTTTCTCCGGCATTGGTGTTGAAAGGTTCATACGGGTTGACTCCTGCCGGAAGAAAATTAAGAAGTCTTCTTATTTCTTTCCAGTTTGTCATCTCTTTTGCATTGATTATAGCTGCCTTGTTTATTTATCTGCAGAATCATTATATGGTTTCTTCTTCTTTGGGCTTTAATAAAGATCAGGTTGCTATTGTTGAGTTGAACGGGAAGTTGATAAAGAATACAGGAACATTGGAAAGCCTGTTAAAGAATGAGTCGTCTATACAAGAGGTGGCTTTTGCCGAAGATTTATTGTCAGGAGGAGATCAATATTCTACTTTTGGACGGGGCTACAGAAACAATGATCTAACATTCAAATTATTCACAGTTGATCCCAATTTCCTTCAGGTAATGAATATTCCGGTTATATCCGGTCGTGCTTTTTATCAGGAAGATGCAGCATCGGCAGGAGGAGCTTATATCTTTAATGAAACAGCCAGGTTACAGTATGACCTGGTGGCAGGTGAATATATTACAGGAAATGCTTATGTTGAAGTACCTCCTGCCGTGATCGCCGGTTTTATAGATGATGTAAAGTATGCTTCTTTCCGTACCACTGTCGAACCGATGGCTTTTTATGTACCGGATGAAAAAGATTTTCATCCGAGATATGCCTATATAAAGATAAAAGCCGGAGCCAATATCCGCGAAGCCATTGCCTCCATTGGTAAAGCGTTTACTTCGGTAGACAAGGATTTTCCGGTTGAGGTATCGTTTTATGATACGATCCTGAATAATCTCTATAAACGTGAGTTGAGTATCGGTTGGCTGATCTCCCTGTTCAGTCTGGTAGCTGTTTTTATTTCGATAGTAGGGGTTTTGGGCTTAGTGATCTTCGAAAGTGAGTATAAGAGAAAAGAAATAGGTCTCCGAAAAGTACATGGTGCAACTACCTCACAGATATTGATCATGTTCAATAAAGTATATGCGCGTATTTTGGTAATTTGTTTCATCCTGTCGATACCTGTTGCTTATTATGCAATGAACCGGTGGCTGTCATATTTTGCCTATAAGATACCTTTGTATTGGTGGGTGTATGCGATTGCCTTTGTTTTTGTTTCAGCTATCACGATCCTGATTGTTTCGTTCCAAAATTGGAGTACAGCCAGCGAAAATCCGGTAGAAAGTATAAAAACAGAATGA
- a CDS encoding ABC transporter permease produces the protein MKTIIRNLLSVLRRFKMATLLNVLGLSIAFAAFMVIMMQVDYDRNFDKFHKEANRIYRLEMKWGDDDGLQAVLSRPLADAFFNFSPHIVAGALTYPMYSQTVFLADVGTGERVSYMEPNLPVYSSFADVFTFDMLDGSAKALEDPEKILIPASMAQKIFGTEFAVGRHMKAADTQGRFSGMFTIAEIDYTVGGVYRDFPVNGILQNAVYLKIDDKEGLHDWGNSSYNAYLLLDNPASAENLVSEFLDYYKKNDLEKNMWGNKTANFQLTPLPELHYVTDVAFDMAPKTSRQTLLVLIAIACVIILIAGINFTNFSTALTPMRIRSINTQKVLGSSDSTLRFSLLMEAVGISFIAFILALVAVYLAADTPLKALVGADLSLTAHPVLISVTGVLAILLGVLAGLYPAYYITSFSPALVLKGSFGLSPKGRLLRNVLISVQFIASFALIIGAMFMYMQNNYMRTSSLGYDKDEIIVTDLTAKVMKNKDSFKNRLKSFSGIEDVTAAGFQLSGQDQYSTWGRELNGKHIQYQCLPVDPSFLQVLGIPVNEGRDFRPEDALTAEGVYVFNESARKAYDIQLGDKIYGAEIVGFCPDIKAASFRMEITPMAFYVPGTSRNEQSTFGYIRVGAGTDKLAAMEHVKKVLSEIQSDYPFNVRFFDDVLNNLYEKETNLGALITLFSLIAVFISMVGVFGLVVFDSQYRRKEIGVRKVLGSTTSQILIMFNKTYIRILAVCFVLAAPAAYYAVNKWLENFAYKTPVYWWVFALSFALIFFITILTVTFQNWRTANENPVYSIKDN, from the coding sequence ATGAAGACTATTATTAGAAACTTGTTAAGTGTATTGCGCCGGTTTAAAATGGCGACACTGTTGAATGTATTGGGACTGAGCATTGCTTTTGCAGCCTTTATGGTAATCATGATGCAGGTCGATTATGACAGGAATTTCGATAAATTCCATAAAGAGGCCAACCGGATTTACCGGCTGGAAATGAAGTGGGGCGATGATGATGGCTTACAAGCTGTTCTCTCCAGGCCGTTGGCGGATGCGTTTTTCAATTTCTCACCGCATATTGTTGCCGGTGCGCTGACTTATCCGATGTACAGCCAAACGGTTTTTCTGGCCGATGTGGGCACAGGAGAGCGGGTCAGCTATATGGAGCCGAATTTGCCGGTCTATTCTTCATTTGCCGATGTGTTTACTTTCGATATGCTGGATGGCTCGGCAAAGGCTTTGGAAGATCCCGAGAAGATACTGATTCCGGCCAGCATGGCACAGAAGATATTCGGTACGGAGTTTGCCGTCGGACGTCACATGAAAGCTGCAGATACACAAGGACGCTTTTCGGGAATGTTTACCATTGCCGAGATCGATTATACGGTAGGAGGGGTTTACCGCGATTTCCCCGTGAACGGTATCCTTCAGAATGCTGTCTATCTGAAAATAGATGATAAAGAAGGATTGCATGACTGGGGAAACTCCAGTTACAATGCCTATCTACTTCTGGACAATCCTGCATCGGCTGAAAACCTGGTCAGCGAGTTTCTGGATTATTACAAGAAAAACGATCTGGAGAAAAATATGTGGGGAAACAAAACTGCGAATTTCCAGTTGACCCCATTGCCGGAACTGCATTACGTAACGGATGTAGCCTTCGATATGGCTCCTAAAACGAGTCGGCAGACGCTGTTGGTGCTTATCGCTATTGCCTGTGTGATTATACTTATTGCAGGAATCAATTTCACCAATTTCAGTACGGCACTCACGCCGATGCGTATCAGGAGCATCAATACACAGAAAGTATTGGGAAGTTCCGATAGTACCTTGCGTTTCTCTCTATTGATGGAAGCGGTCGGTATCAGTTTCATCGCATTTATATTGGCACTGGTGGCTGTCTATCTGGCTGCTGATACTCCACTCAAGGCATTGGTCGGAGCTGATCTCTCGTTGACGGCTCATCCGGTATTGATTAGCGTAACCGGCGTGCTTGCCATCCTGCTTGGTGTGTTGGCAGGACTTTATCCGGCTTACTATATTACCTCTTTCTCACCAGCCCTGGTGTTGAAGGGTAGTTTCGGACTTTCTCCTAAAGGACGGTTGCTGCGGAATGTACTGATCAGCGTACAGTTCATCGCTTCGTTTGCTTTGATCATCGGGGCCATGTTTATGTATATGCAAAACAACTACATGCGGACAAGTTCCCTGGGATATGACAAAGATGAAATTATCGTGACCGACCTGACTGCTAAAGTTATGAAAAATAAGGATTCTTTCAAGAATCGTCTGAAGTCTTTCTCCGGTATCGAGGATGTGACTGCAGCTGGATTTCAGTTGTCGGGACAGGACCAGTATTCGACCTGGGGACGTGAGTTGAATGGTAAGCACATCCAGTATCAATGTCTGCCGGTCGATCCCTCTTTCCTGCAGGTATTAGGTATTCCGGTCAATGAAGGACGTGACTTCCGTCCCGAAGATGCCTTGACGGCAGAGGGTGTCTACGTTTTCAACGAATCAGCCCGGAAAGCCTACGATATTCAGTTGGGTGATAAAATCTACGGAGCGGAAATAGTTGGTTTCTGCCCGGATATTAAAGCGGCCTCTTTCCGGATGGAGATTACGCCGATGGCCTTTTATGTACCCGGAACCAGCCGTAACGAACAATCTACCTTCGGCTACATCCGTGTGGGAGCCGGAACGGACAAGCTGGCTGCTATGGAGCATGTAAAAAAGGTGTTGAGTGAAATCCAATCGGATTATCCTTTTAATGTCCGCTTCTTTGATGATGTACTGAATAATTTGTATGAGAAGGAGACAAACCTGGGTGCATTGATTACTCTGTTCAGCCTGATCGCTGTCTTTATCTCGATGGTCGGGGTTTTCGGTTTGGTCGTGTTCGACAGCCAGTATCGCCGGAAGGAAATAGGTGTCCGTAAGGTATTGGGTTCGACTACTTCTCAAATCCTGATCATGTTCAATAAAACGTACATACGTATTTTGGCTGTTTGTTTTGTACTGGCAGCTCCGGCTGCCTATTATGCTGTCAATAAATGGCTGGAAAACTTTGCTTATAAAACTCCGGTTTACTGGTGGGTATTTGCCTTGTCTTTCGCTCTGATTTTCTTTATCACGATCCTGACAGTAACTTTCCAGAACTGGCGGACAGCAAATGAGAATCCGGTATATAGCATAAAAGATAATTAG